Proteins found in one Sorghum bicolor cultivar BTx623 chromosome 1, Sorghum_bicolor_NCBIv3, whole genome shotgun sequence genomic segment:
- the LOC8059977 gene encoding uncharacterized protein LOC8059977: MASSTSQTEAPAPSVPKNPAMASCRKKKTDDATFLEDLKDHIDEFIHASMDEHKTCFTKTIQKMFGMSKAVAERSAAEAKEAEVESALPLQTSVSQ, translated from the exons ATGGCTTCAAGCACTAGTCAGACAGAAGCTCCAGCCCCATCTGTCCCCAAAAATCCTGCAATGGCATCATGCCGGAAGAAGAAAACAGATGATGCTACCTTCCTTGAAGATCTGAAAGACCACATCGATGAGTTCATTCATGCCTCCATGGATGAGCACAAGACCTGCTTTACGAAGACGATCCAAAAG ATGTTTGGGATGTCAAAGGCTGTTGCAGAGAGATCTGCGGCAGAAGCAAAGGAAGCTGAAGTTGAAAGTGCTTTGCCACTTCAGACCAGCGTCTCTCAGTAG
- the LOC110435639 gene encoding uncharacterized protein LOC110435639, which yields MELIRRFCPDRDPLVHEFSDLSHSQNAYAEGRDDELLEAPEPSDSVQIQKGMIFNDLPSLRRWLQQYSVIRKRPFKVMHSHVERRYTVVCEMSDCNWRVCARKQKATGKFKITKIVGPHTCAQTDLQQKHRQLTSTLIASTLCTTLKGQPNLKVRTIMDMAQKIFKYDIKYGKAWRAKQRAWKMIYGDWEEGYEQLPAMFNAMKAANPGMHYEYIPKPNEWRNGRQIFFRAFWCFPQCVQAFRHCRPVLSIDGTFLLGKYMGTLLVAISCDADNALVPLAFALVERENKDSWGWFMRLVRIHVIGPHREVGVISDRHQGILSAVQEQIPGYAPLHHRWCTRHLAENLLRKDGTKDNFPLFEEVARMLEVPFFEEKLEQLKTATNAEGRQWLLGLMREPEKWTRAHDNGGWRYEFQTSNMAESFNSVLKGIRAMPVNAIVSFTFYRLVAWFNDRHAQALQLQSNNMKWAPRAKKHLDKAKERARTHDIECFDHATGKYQVTERGGTTSDGEIRPSRSYIVVLTDFSCGCGRPRQYHSPCSHYIAAARHRNFDYETKIPWELSVDSLVLTWSPRFEPFLDEGQWPEYIGPR from the exons ATGGAGCTTATCAGACGTTTTTGTCCTGATCGTGATCCACTAGTTCACGAGTTTAGTGACCTCAGTCATTCTCAAAATGCTTATGCAGAGGGAAGAGATGATGAGCTGCTGGAGGCTCCTGAGCCTAGTGACAGTGTGCAAATACAGAAGGGCATGATCTTTAATGACTTGCCCAGCTTAAGAAGGTGGTTACAACAATATTCTGTAATACGTAAAAGACCCTTCAAGGTGATGCACTCCCATGTTGAGCGCCGCTACACGGTTGTGTGTGAGATGTCAGATTGCAACTGGAGGGTCTGTGCTCGTAAACAGAAGGCCACCGGGAAGTTTAAGATCACAAAAATTGTAGGTCCACACACTTGTGCCCAGACTGACCTTCAACAGAAGCATCGACAGTTGACCTCTACACTTATTGCTAGTACGTTATGCACAACTTTAAAGGGTCAGCCCAACTTGAAGGTCAGAACAATTATGGACATGGCTCAGAAGATATTTAAATATGACATAAAGTATGGCAAAGCATGGAGGGCAAAGCAAAGGGCCTGGAAGATGATATATGGGGACTGGGAGGAGGGGTACGAGCAGCTGCCAGCAATGTTCAATGCAATGAAAGCAGCTAATCCAGGCATGCATTACGAGTACAttccgaagcctaatgaatGGAGGAATGGGAGGCAGATATTCTTTCGTGCATTTTGGTGTTTTCCACAGTGTGTCCAGGCCTTTAGGCACTGCCGTCCAGTGTTATCAATTGATGGTACTTTTCTGCTTGGCAAGTACATGGGCACTCTTTTGGTAGCCATTTCCTGTGACGCTGACAACGCATTGGTTCCTTTGGCTTTTGCTTTGGTGGAGAGAGAGAACAAAGACAGCTGGGGTTGGTTCATGCGCCTTGTTCGGATACATGTCATTGGCCCACATAGGGAGGTTGGTGTCATATCTGATAGGCACCAGGGCATACTCAGTGCCGTACAGGAGCAGATTCCTGGTTATGCACCTTTGCACCATCGTTGGTGTACTAGACACCTTGCAGAGAATTTACTTCGGAAAGATGGTACGAAGGACAACTTTCCTCTATTCGAGGAGGTTGCTCGAATGCTTGAGGTGCCGTTTTTTGAGGAGAAGTTGGAGCAGTTAAAAACCGCAACAAATGCAGAAGGTAGGCAGTGGCTGCTAGGTTTGATGAGGGAACCTGAGAAATGGACAAGAGCCCATGATAATGGTGGATGGAGGTACGAGTTTCAGACTAGCAACATGGCAGAGTCATTTAATAGTGTGCTCAAGGGTATACGTGCCATGCCAGTCAATGCCATTGTAtcttttaccttttatagactaGTGGCCTGGTTCAACGATAGACATGCTCAAGCATTGCAATTACAGAGTAATAATATGaaatgggcacctagagctaagAAGCACCTTGACAAGGCAAAGGAAAGGGCTagaacacatgacatagagtgTTTTGACCATGCCACTGGCAAGTACCAGGTCACTGAAAGGGGTGGTACAACGTCAGATGGTGAGATCCgaccatcaaggagttatattgttGTCCTGACTGATTTTTCATGTGGATGTGGGAGACCAAGACAGTACCACTCTCCTTGTTCTCACTATATTGCAGCAGCTAGGCATCGCAACTTTGACTACGAGACCAAGATACCATGGGAGTTGAGTGTTGATAGCCTTGTGCTAACTTGGTCGCCCCGTTTTGAGCCTTTCCTAGATGAGGGGCAGTGGCCAGAATACATTGGCCCAAG GTAG
- the LOC110431930 gene encoding leucine-rich repeat-containing protein 59-like, with protein MCFCGDPCKVEISEDEETYRQRYWMCSNFAWEPTPKQRRSNFITPPPLCDFEQWIDTEVKESDKRLLQGLKEWDAERAEILEKRRREEAQKREHKEEEERRRVAAAREEREKKLERVRRAKAAIDENPDAQRKGKWPRCTQ; from the exons ATGTGCTTTTGTGGTGATCCTTGCAAGGTAGAAATTTCGGAAGACGAGGAAACCTATCGGCAGAGGTATTGGATGTGTTCGAATTTTGCCTGGGAGCCTACGCCAAAACAACGCCGCAGTAACTTTATT ACCCCTCCACCATTGTGTGATTTTGAGCAGTGGATCGACACTGAGGTTAAGGAGTCCGACAAGCGGCTTCTACAAGGCCTAAAGGAGTGGGATGCAGAGCGTGCAGAGATATTAGAGAAGAGACGTAGAGAGGAGGCTCAAAAGAGGGAGcacaaggaagaggaggaaagaAGACGTGTTGCTGCGGCTCGGGAGGAGAGGGAAAAGAAGCTTGAGCGTGTGCGCCGAGCGAAGGCAGCGATTGATGAGAATCCAGATGCCCAGAGGAAGGGAAAGTGGCCTCGTTGCACTCAGTAG
- the LOC8063348 gene encoding uncharacterized protein LOC8063348 encodes MEKEDGVKKVAVVAPEEATPTLTATPTLTAPLPAPEKEPEMQGKCYKKTVGEEATFLETAKDYFNQFKEIPAQKHWICLKNYFNQKCGSVFGKQKVEPVVKDDATPEVVAKPATAPVESN; translated from the exons ATGGAGAAGGAAGACGGCGTGAAGAAGGTGGCGGTGGTGGCGCCAGAGGAGGCGACGCCGACCCTCACCGCGACACCGACCCTCACCGCGCCGCTGCCGGCACCGGAGAAGGAGCCGGAGATGCAGGGGAAGTGCTACAAGAAGACGGTGGGGGAGGAGGCGACGTTCCTGGAGACCGCCAAGGACTACTTCAACCAGTTTAAGGAGATACCCGCCCAGAAGCACTGGATCTGCCTCAAGAACTACTTCAACCAGAAGTGCGGCTCG GTGTTCGGCAAGCAGAAGGTCGAGCCTGTGGTGAAGGATGATGCAACTCCGGAGGTGGTGGCGAAGCCGGCAACTGCACCAGTGGAATCTAACTGA